The following nucleotide sequence is from Chryseobacterium sp. CY350.
GAAAAAGTATAAGCATTTGTTGTAGATGTGGTATAAACTGGTCTAAAATCAGTCCACTGGATTACAACCTCTCTGTTAGGAGCTGTACCCTCAACACCCCAACTAACGTTTCCGAATACATTCGTAACGTTGGCGATTGCATTAAGATCTCTTCCCCAAGCAGAAACTGCACCTGTGTAAGTTTCTGTACTTGAAATAGGAGAATATGTTGCAGTTCCCGGTGCTGTAGTACCAAATGTTATGAAACCATTTGTTGAAACATTTAACGCTGCATAATTCACACCGTTAAAAGAAACATTAAATGGAAGAGTAACAGGATACACAGCATTATCCAACGAGTTGGAAGCAGTTGCCGTTGCCAGCACAGTTGCAGACGTAGTCGGAAGAGCTGTATAAGCTCCTATAGACTGGGCAAAACTGTATGAGCTGACCTGCGCATTTGTTAAATATGCCGTTATAAAGGCAAAAATCAGTAAAATTTTCTTCATCTTATTAATGATTTAAATAGATTAGAATACAAGATTTATACATAATCATAAATTAGTGTATTAGATTAATTGTTTGCGATACGCTGCTAAAACGTGTGAATTCACCTGTAATAGAAGCAAAAGTTAAAAAAGTAAAAAATTTCCTCATAGGCATTTTAATAATTTTAGATTAACTACAAATCTAAACAATTTTTATTATTCATTAATATAATTAGATGTTTTTTTTATCGTAACGTCATCAAAATCCGTGTTATGGTTACATTATAATAAAAAAATCCTCAGGTTTTCCTGAGGATTTAATAGAATTAAAAGCTTTAAATTTTTATTTCTTGATAAATTTAGAGTTAAAGTTTTCTTTTCCTTTATCTTCTATTGAAATTACATATGCACCTTTTACTAGAGATGTTACATTAATTTTACCTCCAATAATATTTCCGCTACTTGCTAACTGACCTGCTGCACTATAAATTTTATAGGTTGCTTTGTCAGAAACTTTAGTAACATTTAAAATATCACTTACCGGGTTAGGGTAAATTTGAATACCATCTTTAACTATGTTTAGTTCGTTTGTACTTAATGCACTACTTACAACCACATTATAATCTTCTGCCTCTCCGTAACTAATTGTTCCACAACCAGCATAATTCGAATTGATAGAGCCTCCTGCGCTAGCTTGTCCAAGATATGCTAATATAACTCTCATTCTAAGTGGCTGATCTACTATTGCAGTAGCAGGAACTGTGAAAGTACCCGTAATTGGTGCTGTAGGAACTGCTACAGGATAATTCAGAACTCTTTCAGAGTTTTCAAAAACACCATTTTTATTAAAATCAATAAATACTACAGCTGCATCATAATCTGGTGTAGTAACAGCAATAGATAAGGAGTAAGAATTATTTACTGCTAAGTTAGATTGTAGAGCTGTATTTGTGGTATAATCTGTGTAGTTAGAAGCTCCCGAAGTATTTGTAAACAAAGGAATTCCATTCTTAGAAAGAGTTACATTAGATATGTACTCAAATTGTGGTGAATTAGTCGCTGAAATAGTACAATACGTTGTTGCAGGTGTTGTAAAATTTGTACTTGCAGAGAATGGAGATTGGGTTCCACAAACTGAAGCAACTTGCACTTCATAAACTGAACTTGCCAATAAACTTGCAAGAACTACATTATTTACATTAGAAGTTATTTGTTGCCATGTAGTTTCGGTAGTTTTCTTATATCTAATTACATAAGAAGAAGCACCAGAAACCGGAGCCCAATCAATAGCAGCTCCTGTAGAAGAAACGTTTGTAATATTAATTCCACTTATGGCAGTTCCGCACGTTACACTTGTTGTGACGTAAACAGATTTCACAGCATAAAAAACATTTCCTATCGATGAAATTCTTAGTTTGATATTTTGATTATTCAAAGAAGTTGGGAATGTAAAGCTTTCTGTACCATCATTTGCAGTAGATGCTAGTAAAACATTCCATGTTGTACCATTATTCAACGTATAATCAATTTTAACGTTTGCAACATTATATGGTGCCGCAGTCGTATTTACAACATCCCATAAGATAGGAGAGGCAATATTTGTATATCCATACTGCATTTGATCGCTCACTTTAAACGGACCGTCAGCTCCCACATTTATAGTCTGAAGAGCAGAATTGGTCTGCTGTTGAGCGGGATTCAGGTTATTATCTCTTACTGTTACAGCAAAACTTGATGTTCTTGCTACGTTCGAAACAGATTCCCAACTGTTATTAGCATTGACCAAAACACCATTCAATACTGATGATAATTTAGGAAAATATCTTGTAGGGCTTGTTGTTGGAGATAATGATCTGAAAGAAGCACCAAAAGTTGTGTTTCCTAAATTGGCTAAAGTGATGGGATCTGCATTAGTATTTGCAGCAACATCCGCTGCATTAAATTGTTCCCAAGTATAAGTCATTGGATCATTTTCAGGATCTGTAGCTGATGCAGTAAGCACAAACGCAGTTCCCTTCGGTATACTGTAAGCAGGTAAAGCTGCAATTGTCGGAGGGTTATTTGTAATTGGAGTTTCAACATCACAAGTTTTACTTGTCAAATTATTCTGAATCTGTACAATACTTGCTACATGAAAATACGGATCAGAATTCATTTGTACATTTGCATTTGTAATACCTGCATATCCCATAATAGTTGATCCAGAACCTGGTTCCATATTAACACCTGCACCTTCTAAAGCATGGGAAAATGTATGATTCCCTCCCAGTTGATGTCCCATTTCGTGAGCAACAAAGTCTATATCAAAAGTGTCACCTACAGGACTTGTACTTTGAGTAAAACCAGACCCCTTAGCAGTCGTGGTAGGTGTTGCAGGGTCAATACAAACACACCCGATACAGCCGGCATTTCCATTGTTACCTGCCGCATTGAATACATGACCAATATCGTAGTTTGCATTCCCAACATTAGCTGTTAACGTCTGTTGTAATTGAACATTCAAATTTCCAGTATAAGGATCTGTAGCAGCATCAGTATAAATAATACCTGGGAAATTTTGAACATTTAAATGTAATGCTAAATCTTTTTCAAAAACAAAGTTTACTCTGGTCATCGTAGCATTAATAGCAGATAATGCAGATGCTACAGTACCTCCGTGAAAAGCAGTATATTCACCAGTAACCGAAATAGCCAATCTCATTGTTCTGTATTTTTTATCAGAATTTTTAGAGAAATTACCCGTTTGATTATTGAATGACTGACCAGAAAGCATAAGCTCTCCCAGTTGCTTCACTGCTGTCGGATCTTCTGAAGAATTACAGTTAAAATCTTTAGCATCTGAAGATTTACTGTGAACACTGTAAACAGTCTTGTCAGACTTTTCAGCATCAATAAACTCATATTGTCCATTAATAATAGTAGTAGATTGAAAATTTGTGGGTGATACTGAGAATCGAAGATATTTATTCGGATTATCAACACTTACACCTACATAAGAGCCTAACTGGTATTGACTAGCTAACTCTTTAGCCATCACAGGAAAACTATAAACTTCAAACTTCTCTAATTTACCTCTAAGGTTAGGCAATAAGATCTGAACAGGTTTCGAATTGGCACCTGTCTCTTGAGCATTTTTTAGTTGACTTTGAATTTTATCAAGATCTAACTTGTATTGAAGCTGCAATTTTGTCGGATCAACATTTGACCCTCTATTTATTGCAGTTGGAGTCCATTGCCCAAAGGCTGAAACTCCAATAACACTACAAAATAAAGCAGTAATGAGTTTTTTCATAAAATTGAATTATTTTTATTCGCCAAATATATGGCTTTTAATGCATTTAAAGCATCAATAAGGATAGTATTTTACAAAAACTATAATTGCGTGAAAAATATAAAAAAAATAACTCAAGAAAATTCCTGAGTTATTTATATTTCTAAAAATTATAGTTTTATATTCTTCTATAATAACTTATCCAGAACCAATATTAAAACTTATAAGCAATGTTCCAGGCAAATCCCATATTAAATTTGGAAGAACTTCTGCCAAAGCCTGGAACAATCATTGGAACTACTTCGTCTTGTTTTGAGGTTGCTACCAAATATCTGGGCTGCATATTGACATCAATAAAAAAGTTTGATTCAAATAACTGCACTCTTCCGCCAATAGCGCCTTCCAGCCAAAAAGAAGTTTGCGAAGATGAAGGTAAAGAGATTGATGAACTGCTTCCACCAAAACCTCGAATAGGAATTGCAAAATATTCCTGATTATAGAAAGAACCGCCTATTTTTACTCCACCATAAAAACCGTTAAATTCATTCTCACGGTCTTTTGCCAACATATAAAGCGCCCCAATCTTGAAAAAAGGTCCGTTTGCAGTCGCGTCATATCCGTTTTTCTCATAAATATTTTTCTCAAAACCAGCCTCTATAATTCCATGGATGTTATCTTTAATTTTGGAAGAAATAAAACCCTGAAACAACTGTCTGTCTGAAAAAAAAGAAACTCCTGTATTAAGTGCATCTACTCCCACCATAAAGTTGGGCTCATACTTCCATTTTTCTTTTTTCTCAGTTTCTTTATTTTCCTGCGCAGAAAATAGCATCGTCAACAGACTAAAAAACGAGGTAAAGATTAGTTTTGTCTTCATTTTGAATAAAATTTTGTCCGGCTTCTACTTTTACAACAGGATTGGTATCAAGCAATTGTCCGCTTACATTTTCATAATTTAATTTTGCTCCACAGCCTGGTGACACGTAGATCGATTTTGTAGTATAACTTACTCTCACTTTTGAAGAATCACCTTTAGCCGTTCTTTTCACAAATAAATCGGTGTAGGGCGATTCGTCAACACGCAATGGTATTAAGATGGAGTCAGCATTTCGAGCCCAGCCAAGATCAACGGTTCTTACACCATAATTAACATATACCTTTAAAGAATCGAGAGTCGTTATTTTATCTGCATTTTTGAACATGATCTTCATTCTGGGCGTACCTTCTCCGCTTTCGCAGATATCGTCGTCTCCGCCACATGAGACCATTACAGCAGATAATATTAAGAATAGCAGTAATCTTTTCATTTTAATTATTTTGGATCTAAAGCCTTTTCTATTCTGAAAACCAAATCTTCATAATGATATTTATTCACCAGATCTGAAGATGTTTTCATCGAAAGTTCTTTTTTTATAGTATTTAAATTTCCTCTCACCAACGCAGAAATATCAGATTTGTCTGAGGATTTATTATCAACGAGTTTTATTAAAGAATCTATATAATTTCTCTGAAGATTTCTTTGATAAATATCTGCATTTTCATTTTTAAGAATTGAAGTATTTAAATCTGTCAGCAATTCAATTACAGAATACGTATTGGCTTCCACTGCTTCCATTTGATACATATTTTGCAAAACCATTGGGCTCAAAATTCTTCCCAGAACACCATTCTGAATTTCCTCGATTGTCTTAACGGGAGTCTTTCCCGTTTTCTCAAAAATATCTTTTTTGATCAGCCAGTCAGGAGTAGTGAAAATATTTTCTTCTAAAAATTTCATGGCTTCTTTCTGATCTTTTTTAGCAACAACTTCATAAACTGCTCCCGATTGTTCAGCTGTTTTCGGAGTTTCCATTTGTCCGCCAATATATTTTGAAACATGCCCCAGATATCTTCTGAATTGTGTGGTAACCTGATCATACATCATATCAAGATTGGCGTAATCTTCGTTTGGAGTTTTCGTCCATTTTTCCAAATGATCAACAATTCTCTCCAAATTTTTGATTCCGTATGTACTTGCAACCATTGCATTGTCACCAACCTGCTCACTTTGTGACCTTGGATCTAAAGGATTACTCTCTGTACCAAACCAAAGTCTTTCATTCTTAAGATTTTTGATCACCCATTTATTAAGATATTCTTTTTCTGACTCGGGAGTTTTATATTGATTAAATCTTTTGTAACCCCACTCGATAGCCCAGTCATCATAATCGCCGATTCTTGGGAAAATACCGGCATCACCAATATTATCTTCCGGTTGTGCAACATAATTAAATCTAGCATAATCCATAATTGAAGGTGTATGACCGTTTTTCTCCAGCCACTTTTTATCTCTCAACTTTTCAACAGGAACTGTAGAGCTAGATCCATAATTATGTCTCAAACCTAAAGTATGCCCAACTTCATGAGAAGAAACAAAACGAATAAGCTCACCCATCAGTTTATCTTCAAATTCAATTTTTCTTGCTCTGGGATCATTTGGAGATGCCTGTACAAAATACCAGTTTCTCAAAAGCATCATCACATTATGATACCAATTAATATGACTTTCAAGAATTTCTCCTGTTCGTGGATCTGCAATTGACGGACCTGAGGCATTCGGAACATCCGAAGGTTTATAGACAATCGCCGAAAATCTTGCATCTTCCAAGCTCCACTCTGTATCAACTTTCGGATCCGGAACTTTTGCAACAATGGCATTTTTGAAACCTGCTTTTTCAAAAGCTTTCTGCCAATCATTTACTCCTTGTATTAAGTAAGGAACCCATTTTTTCGGAGTTGCAGGATCAATATAAAACACAATTGGTTTTGCTGGTTCTACTAATTCACCTCTATTGTATTTTTCGAGATCCTGAGGTTTTGGCTCAAGACGCCATCTTTTAATTAAAGAAATCTTTTTTACTCCCTGAGGATCTAGATCAAAATCTGTGTATCCAACGGTAAAATATCCAACTCTCGGGTCAAAATATCTCGACTGCATTTTGTTCTCCGGAAGAAGTACAAATGAAGAATTGATTTCAACAGTATAATTTCCGCTGATCTTTGGAGCCGGCCTTCCCGGAATTGTCGGAGTTGCAGGTGTTCCTAAAGTTCTTGCGAAAGTTTTAGTAGTATTGATCTCAATATTTGTCGGGAAAGATTTAACGAAATTTACATAAGACATGTCTTTCTGAAAAACTCCGACTCTGTAAGAATCTTTAGACCATACAGAGAAAGAAGTCAGCTCGTTATCAGAATTTAAAACATCGGTCACTTCAATTACAGAAGAGTTTTTATTAACTCCGTAAGCTTTTACATCGAAAGATTTAATGATCGACTGCACGTTGTTTCTCGTTACCGAATTGTACATATCTGAAGTAGAATCTTTGGCATAATCAACGTGAGAAATGGCTCTTAAAAGAATCTTATCTTTTTGACCTTTTTCAAAAGCAATCACCTGCTGCCCTATTTGATCTCCAGCGTAACCGGAAGTTCCGGAACGCATTCCTGCAGCAGCTTTCGTTAATCTTGTTACAAGAAGAAATTCCTTTTTCAGCA
It contains:
- a CDS encoding reprolysin-like metallopeptidase, producing MKKLITALFCSVIGVSAFGQWTPTAINRGSNVDPTKLQLQYKLDLDKIQSQLKNAQETGANSKPVQILLPNLRGKLEKFEVYSFPVMAKELASQYQLGSYVGVSVDNPNKYLRFSVSPTNFQSTTIINGQYEFIDAEKSDKTVYSVHSKSSDAKDFNCNSSEDPTAVKQLGELMLSGQSFNNQTGNFSKNSDKKYRTMRLAISVTGEYTAFHGGTVASALSAINATMTRVNFVFEKDLALHLNVQNFPGIIYTDAATDPYTGNLNVQLQQTLTANVGNANYDIGHVFNAAGNNGNAGCIGCVCIDPATPTTTAKGSGFTQSTSPVGDTFDIDFVAHEMGHQLGGNHTFSHALEGAGVNMEPGSGSTIMGYAGITNANVQMNSDPYFHVASIVQIQNNLTSKTCDVETPITNNPPTIAALPAYSIPKGTAFVLTASATDPENDPMTYTWEQFNAADVAANTNADPITLANLGNTTFGASFRSLSPTTSPTRYFPKLSSVLNGVLVNANNSWESVSNVARTSSFAVTVRDNNLNPAQQQTNSALQTINVGADGPFKVSDQMQYGYTNIASPILWDVVNTTAAPYNVANVKIDYTLNNGTTWNVLLASTANDGTESFTFPTSLNNQNIKLRISSIGNVFYAVKSVYVTTSVTCGTAISGINITNVSSTGAAIDWAPVSGASSYVIRYKKTTETTWQQITSNVNNVVLASLLASSVYEVQVASVCGTQSPFSASTNFTTPATTYCTISATNSPQFEYISNVTLSKNGIPLFTNTSGASNYTDYTTNTALQSNLAVNNSYSLSIAVTTPDYDAAVVFIDFNKNGVFENSERVLNYPVAVPTAPITGTFTVPATAIVDQPLRMRVILAYLGQASAGGSINSNYAGCGTISYGEAEDYNVVVSSALSTNELNIVKDGIQIYPNPVSDILNVTKVSDKATYKIYSAAGQLASSGNIIGGKINVTSLVKGAYVISIEDKGKENFNSKFIKK
- a CDS encoding DUF6048 family protein, which produces MKTKLIFTSFFSLLTMLFSAQENKETEKKEKWKYEPNFMVGVDALNTGVSFFSDRQLFQGFISSKIKDNIHGIIEAGFEKNIYEKNGYDATANGPFFKIGALYMLAKDRENEFNGFYGGVKIGGSFYNQEYFAIPIRGFGGSSSSISLPSSSQTSFWLEGAIGGRVQLFESNFFIDVNMQPRYLVATSKQDEVVPMIVPGFGRSSSKFNMGFAWNIAYKF
- a CDS encoding DUF6452 family protein, with protein sequence MKRLLLFLILSAVMVSCGGDDDICESGEGTPRMKIMFKNADKITTLDSLKVYVNYGVRTVDLGWARNADSILIPLRVDESPYTDLFVKRTAKGDSSKVRVSYTTKSIYVSPGCGAKLNYENVSGQLLDTNPVVKVEAGQNFIQNEDKTNLYLVF
- a CDS encoding zinc-dependent metalloprotease, with product MIKNCKAFFLLAALVFFQQNLFSQEKPKDSAAAKTDTAKVKKDDKKKSLIKPFKEIITDKAVSDQGVFTVHKVDDKYYFEIPDAMLKKEFLLVTRLTKAAAGMRSGTSGYAGDQIGQQVIAFEKGQKDKILLRAISHVDYAKDSTSDMYNSVTRNNVQSIIKSFDVKAYGVNKNSSVIEVTDVLNSDNELTSFSVWSKDSYRVGVFQKDMSYVNFVKSFPTNIEINTTKTFARTLGTPATPTIPGRPAPKISGNYTVEINSSFVLLPENKMQSRYFDPRVGYFTVGYTDFDLDPQGVKKISLIKRWRLEPKPQDLEKYNRGELVEPAKPIVFYIDPATPKKWVPYLIQGVNDWQKAFEKAGFKNAIVAKVPDPKVDTEWSLEDARFSAIVYKPSDVPNASGPSIADPRTGEILESHINWYHNVMMLLRNWYFVQASPNDPRARKIEFEDKLMGELIRFVSSHEVGHTLGLRHNYGSSSTVPVEKLRDKKWLEKNGHTPSIMDYARFNYVAQPEDNIGDAGIFPRIGDYDDWAIEWGYKRFNQYKTPESEKEYLNKWVIKNLKNERLWFGTESNPLDPRSQSEQVGDNAMVASTYGIKNLERIVDHLEKWTKTPNEDYANLDMMYDQVTTQFRRYLGHVSKYIGGQMETPKTAEQSGAVYEVVAKKDQKEAMKFLEENIFTTPDWLIKKDIFEKTGKTPVKTIEEIQNGVLGRILSPMVLQNMYQMEAVEANTYSVIELLTDLNTSILKNENADIYQRNLQRNYIDSLIKLVDNKSSDKSDISALVRGNLNTIKKELSMKTSSDLVNKYHYEDLVFRIEKALDPK